The nucleotide sequence CTGTAAGGCAGGAAGCGCCAGGAAGTGGCGGGTGCACGGCTCATCGTCAGTTGGAGAGGCGAGTCCTGGCTCACGCGACATGCCCGAGGCGCGCCGAGATCCGTTGGGCGGTTGCAACAACCAGTTCGATAACCTGAGGGATATTCGCGGCGCCGATTCGCTGTTCGGGGCCAGCGGCGCCAATCGCGGCGACAACCTGGCCGCTGCGGTCATAGAGGGGTGCGGCGGCGCAGAAAATGCCCGGCACGGTTTCGCCGTGATTGAGTGCGTAGCCCCGGGCGCGAATCTGGGCGATTTCGGCCCGCAGGCGCCGGGGGTCAACGATCGTGCAGGGCGTAAACGCCTGCAACGGGCCGGCAAGAATGCGCTCGATTTCGTTTTCGGGCAGCGCGCTTAGCAGCACCTTGCCCAGGGCGCCGCTGTGTAGCGGCCAGCGTGACCCAAGGGTCACGTC is from Chloroflexaceae bacterium and encodes:
- a CDS encoding IclR family transcriptional regulator produces the protein MTIRDDRHSRLLQRGLDILEFLAAQPHPIGIRDLAQQVELSPSTCHRLLQILQERGYVCQDAVTRHWTLGLKPLELGMRQLNSAGLPSLARPHLVDLMRATHETVFLGVRDGDHIVYIDTILSEQAIRTDVTLGSRWPLHSGALGKVLLSALPENEIERILAGPLQAFTPCTIVDPRRLRAEIAQIRARGYALNHGETVPGIFCAAAPLYDRSGQVVAAIGAAGPEQRIGAANIPQVIELVVATAQRISARLGHVA